The region GCCCGGGCAACGTGTGGGTCGAGAGGGCCGGGCGGCTGGAGCCGCACGAGGCCCCGGCCCTCACGTCCCAATGGCTCGACCGGGCCGCCATCCACATCGCCCGGCCGCTGGGGCTCGATCCGGCCGCGAGGCCCATCCTCGACGCCCGGCTCGACGACGGCTCGCGGGTCGCGATCTGCACGCCGCCCGCGAGCCCGGATGTCGCCATCACGATAC is a window of Candidatus Palauibacter soopunensis DNA encoding:
- a CDS encoding ATPase, T2SS/T4P/T4SS family, with product MKRASGIGHLTPFLPGLEALLKDAEVSEIMINGPGNVWVERAGRLEPHEAPALTSQWLDRAAIHIARPLGLDPAARPILDARLDDGSRVAICTPPASPDVAITI